A single Camelus dromedarius isolate mCamDro1 chromosome 26, mCamDro1.pat, whole genome shotgun sequence DNA region contains:
- the IL2RA gene encoding interleukin-2 receptor subunit alpha isoform X1 yields MEPRLRMWGLFIVLMVPGCVTGVCLQDPPNIRNATFKILRYEVGTTLNCDCEKGFRRTSSRRPYMLCTGNSNHSFWENRCQCDRISSPVKQVTPRPEEQKEQTPTETQGQMQPTDQVKLPGHCEEPPPWEHGSLKRIYHFVVGQTVHYQCAQGFRDPRRGLAKSICEMIRGKMRWTQPQLKCRSETENSQFPGDEDPPLSTEAPPGSETSHPLTTQRTDFEEHTDMAATMTSFILTTEYQIAVAGCVLLLISILLLSGLTWQRRWKKSRATI; encoded by the exons GGGTTTGTCTTCAGGACCCACCAAATATCAGAAATGCCACGTTCAAGATCCTCAGGTACGAGGTCGGCACCACGTTAAACTGTGACTGCGAGAAAGGCTTCCGCAGAACGAGCAGCAGGCGGCCCTACATGCTCTGCACAGGGAACTCCAACCACTCTTTCTGGGAAAACAGATGTCAGTGCGACCGGATTT CCTCCCCAGTAAAACAAGTCACCCCCAGACCCGAAGAACAGAAGGAACAAACACCTACCGAAACGCAAGGCCAAATGCAGCCCACAGACCAGGTTAAGCTGCCAG gTCACTGCGAGGAGCCTCCACCCTGGGAACATGGATCTTTGAAGAGAATTTATCATTTTGTGGTGGGGCAGACGGTTCACTACCAGTGCGCCCAGGGATTCAGGGACCCGCGGAGAGGCCTTGCCAAGAGCATCTGTGAGATGATCAGAGGGAAGATGAGGTGGACGCAGCCGCAGCTCAAGTGCAGAAGTGAAACAGAGAACAGTCAGTTCCCAG GTGATGAAGATCCTCCGCTCAGCACCGAGGCCCCTCCTGGGAGCGAAACTTCCCATCCCTTAACAACCCAGAGGACAG ATTTTGAAGAACACACAGACATGGCTGCCACCATGACGTCGTTCATACTTACAACTGAGTATCAGATCGCAG TGGCCGGCTGCGTTCTCCTGCTCATCAGCATCCTCCTCCTGAGCGGCCTCACCTGGCAGCGGAGATG GAAGAAGAGTAGAGCAACCATCTAG
- the IL2RA gene encoding interleukin-2 receptor subunit alpha isoform X2 — MEPRLRMWGLFIVLMVPGCVTGVCLQDPPNIRNATFKILRYEVGTTLNCDCEKGFRRTSSRRPYMLCTGNSNHSFWENRCQCDRISSPVKQVTPRPEEQKEQTPTETQGQMQPTDQVKLPGHCEEPPPWEHGSLKRIYHFVVGQTVHYQCAQGFRDPRRGLAKSICEMIRGKMRWTQPQLKCRSETENSQFPGDEDPPLSTEAPPGSETSHPLTTQRTDFEEHTDMAATMTSFILTTEYQIAVAGCVLLLISILLLSGLTWQRR; from the exons GGGTTTGTCTTCAGGACCCACCAAATATCAGAAATGCCACGTTCAAGATCCTCAGGTACGAGGTCGGCACCACGTTAAACTGTGACTGCGAGAAAGGCTTCCGCAGAACGAGCAGCAGGCGGCCCTACATGCTCTGCACAGGGAACTCCAACCACTCTTTCTGGGAAAACAGATGTCAGTGCGACCGGATTT CCTCCCCAGTAAAACAAGTCACCCCCAGACCCGAAGAACAGAAGGAACAAACACCTACCGAAACGCAAGGCCAAATGCAGCCCACAGACCAGGTTAAGCTGCCAG gTCACTGCGAGGAGCCTCCACCCTGGGAACATGGATCTTTGAAGAGAATTTATCATTTTGTGGTGGGGCAGACGGTTCACTACCAGTGCGCCCAGGGATTCAGGGACCCGCGGAGAGGCCTTGCCAAGAGCATCTGTGAGATGATCAGAGGGAAGATGAGGTGGACGCAGCCGCAGCTCAAGTGCAGAAGTGAAACAGAGAACAGTCAGTTCCCAG GTGATGAAGATCCTCCGCTCAGCACCGAGGCCCCTCCTGGGAGCGAAACTTCCCATCCCTTAACAACCCAGAGGACAG ATTTTGAAGAACACACAGACATGGCTGCCACCATGACGTCGTTCATACTTACAACTGAGTATCAGATCGCAG TGGCCGGCTGCGTTCTCCTGCTCATCAGCATCCTCCTCCTGAGCGGCCTCACCTGGCAGCGGAGATG A